One Streptomyces formicae genomic window, CACTCGTGCTGTTCTGCGCGTCGTACTGCACCTTGCGCACCGTGTGGGCCGCCGAGTCCGCGAGCTCCGCGAGCCGCTGCGCGAGCACCGTGTTCACCAGGGCCTCGGGCAGTTCGATGTCGACGCCATGGCCCGTTCCCGCGCGCTCCGCCTCGGCCCCCAGTCGAGGAATCACGCCGCCCGCGAGCTGCGCGAGCACGTGCTCGGCGGCGCGCTGCTGCCTGGCGACCTCCTCGGCCTGGCCGCGGAGGCTCTTGCTGGTGGCACGCTCACCTCGGTACTGGTCCCAGAACCGCCAGGCCGCACCACCGGCGGCCAGGGCCAGAACTGAGGGCACCACTGTGGTGGCCTGTATCAGGTCTGTCATTCACGTCCTCTACAGATCTCAAAAGGGGCGAGGCGGCTTTTCGGCCAACTGGTGCACGAAAAAAAGCCAGTTGGACGGCGCTCGTAAACGATATCTTGTCGTGTCCCCCGCTCGGTGAACCGGATACCCCGAAGCGGTGTGGGGCAAGGCACGATGACGGTCCGTCGCCGGGCGGGCGCGAGCCTCGGGGCCGTCGGAAACGGTCGAATTGGTCGAAGTGGTCTTTGACACAGCATCGGCACCTCCCGAAGTGGGCATAAAGCGCCTCGCGGGCGCCCGCGCGCCATTCCTGCGGGGAAATGGTGAGAACAACCGCAGGATTTTGTGCCCGTGAAGCTTTTCCGATGACGGGATGGCGGCGGAGTTCCGGGGCGGCAAGCCAGACAGTCGGGACAACTGGGTGCGCTTTACCTACCGTTGGGGAAGTCGAGAAATGGCACCCAAAGGCAATGCCGGGCGTCCTGGACCGAGCGACCACATGTCACAGAACATCAACAGCGCAACCACACGGCCCGGTTCCCCTCTCTTGCGGTGCGGACCGACAGCCCCAGCGGCTGCCCGCACCCGTCAAGGAGACCTCTGCTGTGACCGCGACCCCCGCTTCCCCGCCCCGACGTGCGCACGGCCGGACCACGGGACTCGCCCTCGCCGGGATGGCCCTCGCCCTCGCCGTTCCGACCCCGGCGGCAGCCGCGGGCGGCCAAGCGGGAGCCGCCGCTGCCGGGCCCGTCTCCGTCCTGAAGTTCACCGCCAAGGAGCGCAAGGACGCGCTCGCCTACTGGACTCCCGCCCGCATCAAGGCCGTGGGCAAGTCCGTGGACCTCGGCCCGACAGGACCGAAGGCCAAGCCGTGGCGGGGCACCACCCTGAAGACCGTAGGACGGCTCTTCTTCGTCAACTCCACCGGCGCCGACACCTGGTGCACGGCCACCGCCGTGAAGAGCGCCAACCGCTCCGCCGTCATGACCGCCGCCCACTGCGTGCGCAGAGGCTCCTCGCCCTACAACACCAACATGTCGATGGTGTTCGTCCCCGCCTACCACAAGGGCAAGATGCCGTACGGCGCGTTCGCGGTCCGGCAGGCCGCGACCCCGCGCGCCTGGGAGAAGGACTCCACCGACGACCTTTCCGCGCTGACCGTCGACGCCGACAAGAGCCGCCGCAAGCTCACCGATGTCGTCGGCGGCCAGGCCATCGCCTTCAACCGCCCCGTCGGCGGCACCATCTCCTCCCTCGGCTACTCCGCCACCCGCCCGCAGCTCGGCGAGGAACTCCTGCGCTGCGTCGGCACCGCGAAGAAGGAGCACGGCACCCAGGCGATCCCCTGTGACATGAGCGGCGGCTCCAGCGGCGGCCCGTGGCTGGCCGAGTTCAACACCACCACCGGCAAGGGGGTGCTGGTCTCCGTCAACAGCTCCCTGGACTCCCTGACGCCGACCAAGATGTACGGGGAGGTGTTCGGGGCCACGGCCAAGAAGGTGTACGACAAGGCCCAGAGCGCCTGACGTCGGGCCATCGACGCCCCTGGCCCCCAGCGCATCGGGCCAGGGGCGTTCCCGTGCGCCCCCGCCGCGCAGTACCGCCCCGGCGCGCAATACGCAGAACTGCGAATCGAGCCTTTCCCCGCTCGGCAGTACGTTCGGTGAGTGACGGATCGCAGCCACGCGACGGGCTGGGCGGGGGAGTGCGACATGGAGCCGTTCGTGACAGGTGCGGGGAACGGCAGGCCCGCCCGCCCTCTGCGCGGCGTCGCCGCCCGGGGCCGCCAGGACCATCCGCTCGCCCGGCTGACCGCCGAGTTCGACGGGGTCCACGACGTGTGGCGGTCGGCCTCCGGCCTGGTGTGCGTCGCGGGGCCGGACGCGGCCAGGGCGGTGATGGGCAACCGGCACGCGCTCGTCGCCGAGACGTCCGACTTCTACCGGACCCGGAACGACGTCTTCGGGCCGCGCGCCGCGCAGATCGAGATCGGCCGCGCCTCCCGGGCGCTGATGAACCGTCACCTCGACGCCCATCAGTCCCGCCTGCCCACGCTCATCAGGGACCGTCTCGCGCCGAGCAGCCGCTGGCCCGATGCCGGGAACCTGCTCGTCCTCGCGCATCTGCGGGATGTACTGCTGCACCCCGACACCTCGCCCGCCCTGCGCGCGACACTTCAGGACATCGTCACGCGCGCGGTCCTCGCGGGCGCGCGACAGCGCCACTCGGCGCCGTCCCGCCTCCTGTTCCGCCGCCGCGCCCTCGGCGCACTGCACGCCGAAGTGGCGGCGAGGCGGCGCGAGAGGGAGGGGAGCAGGGAGGGGAATGACGGGGGCGGCGCGCAGCGCGACCTGCTCGATGTCGTCGTGGACGGCGGCGGCCCGACCGCGTCCCCTGCGGAACTCGCGGAGGTCTACCTGTCGTTCCTCTTCGCCACGGTCGGCTCGATCGGTTTCGCTCTCGGCTGGTCGGTCCTCCTCCTCGGCACCCACCCCGACTGCCGTACGGAGCAAGCGAATTGGGTCGTACGCGAAGCGCTGCGGCTGTGGCCGGTGGCTTGGCTGTTCGCCCGGTCGCCGAGCCGGGCGCAGGAACTCGACGGGACGCGGGTGACGCCCAAGGACCAACTCGCCGTGTGCACCTACCTGGTGCACCGGCATCCCGGGCACTGGGAGCGGCCCGACGAGTTCGTGCCGGGGCGCTGGGCGGGCGCCGTACCGGACGGGGCGTACCTCCCCTTCGGCCACGGGCCGCACACGTGTGCCGGGGCGACCGTCACCATGCGTCTGCTCGAGGATCTCGTCGCACTCATCACCCGTGACTGGCGGCTGTCGGTCACCCACGACGGCGCCGGGCCCCAGGTGGGTCCCGCGCTGGCTCCGCCGCGTTTCACCGCGGCGCTGAGCCGCCGGGGCACCGGCCCCGGAGGCTCCGCAGGCCCCGGAGGGAGGTGAACCACCATGCGCGCGCTGTACCGCCAGACGAAGTCGGTCCTCAACATCCGACGCCAGTACGAGTACTTCTGGTACCTGTACCACCACATCTGACCGGCCCGGCGCGGGGAACCGCCGAGTGGACGGCTCCCCGCGCTCCACAAGGGGGCGCACGCCATGACCACTCCTCAGCACCCCGACGACTTCCTGCACATGATGCGGATGCGCAGCGCGAGCGAGCAGGGCATCTTCTGGGTCGACGACGAACGGCTCGCCGTGTTCGAGCCGGAGGCCGCCCGCCGCGTCAGTGCCACGAACTGGCACGGGTTCACCATGCACGACCGGCTGATCGACGTGGTGCGCCGACGCACCAGCCCGGAAATGCCCTGGAGCCGGATCCGCGCCGCGTGGCTCACCCAACTGCACGCGCTCGCCACGGCGGAGCACCACGGACACCTGATCGAGCGCATGGAGCGGATCATCGACGCACGGCTCGGCGAGGACGTGGACCTGACCATGCTCGCCCAGGACGTGGCCGTACGGTCGCTGCTGCCCCTCGCCCTCGGGGGCCTGACCGCAGCGGAGTCGAATCTCGTCCGCCGTGACCTGGAGGGCAAGCTGCTGCGGCTGGTCTCGCCCGAACCCGGCAGCGCCTGGCAGCAACTCCGCTTCGTCGGGGTGCAGGTCAGGTCGGGTCTTGTCGTACGCCGTGTGCTGCGCCAGCGCGCCAACGGCAGGCGCGGTCGCGAGCCCGACCTCACGGACCCCTTCGTCGACCTGCTGCCCGAGCTCGGCATGGACCGTGCCCTGGACGTGGTGACCGCCGTCCTCACCGCCATCGCGGGCCCACCGGGCACCGCCGCCGCGAGCCTGCTGTACGAATTTTCCCGGCAGCCCGAGTGGCGCACGCGCCTGACCGACGAGCTGTCCGGCGTCGACCCCGCGGCCTTCCGTGCGGCACCGACGAGCGAGGCACCCGTGACCCACCGGTTCGTCAAAGAGGTCCTGCGGCTCTGGAGCCCGCCGCTGCTCCTGGTGCGGCGCTCCACCTACGCGTTCGACCTGGGACGGGCGCGGCTGGGCGCGGGGGAGTGGTACCTGCTGAGCCCGCACATGATCCACCGCGACGAGCGCGTCTGGAAACAGCCCGACGTCTTCGACCCGGACCGCTTCCTGCCCGGCGCACCGCACGGCCCCGCGGACCGCACGTGCTACGTCCCGTTCGGGTGGGCCCCGAAGAAGTGCATCGGCGCCAACATCGCCACGGTCCAGTTGATGGCCCTGTGCCACCAGCTGTGCACGCGCTACCACCTGACGGTGGACCGCCCGCAGGAGGTCACCATGGCCCTGCGTTTCGCACCCGTCCCGGAGAACTTCCACGGACGGCTGACCCCGCGATAGCCGCGCGTCTCCTCCGCCCGGGCGCCGGATGGCTCGGAACTGCTGATTCCGTCATACCCCACCGGGTACCAGAACGGGGCAAGACCCTACCCGGTCGGGGTGCCTCCGGTTCACGGAATACCCCCCTGGGTATTGCTGTTAGGGTGAGTGTCAAATACCCCCGGGGGTACATCGCACAAGAGGAGTCGCAGACGTGTTCTTCGTCGACACCCTGGAATTCGAAGGTCTGGGCAACCGCAGCTACCTGGCGGGCGGGCCCAGCGCCGCGGTAGCCATCGATCCGCCGCGCGACATCGACCAGGTGCTCGCCGCGGCGGCCCGGCGCGGGGTGCGCATCGCCTTCGTCGCCGAGACCCACGTGCACAACGACTACGTCACGGGCGGCCTGGAGCTTGCCCGCGTCACCGGCGCCGAGTACCTGGTGCCCGCCGGGGCGCACGTGTCCTTCGCGCGCGTCCCCGTCGCCGACGGCGACACCGTGACGGTCGACGAGGGCCTCGTGCTGCGAGCCCTCGCCACCCCGGGGCACACCCCGCACCACACCTCCTATGCCCTGACCGATGACGGGCGCGGCGTGGCGGTGTTCACCGGCGGGTCGCTGTTGATAGGCACCGTGGGCCGTCCGGACCTGGTCGAACCGAGGCTGACCGAGCAGTTGGCCCGCGCCCAGCACGCGTCCGCCCACCGCCTGGCCGACGAGCTGGACGACGAGGTCCCGGTCCTTCCCACCCATGGCTTCGGCAGCTTCTGCTCCTCGTCCCAGGCCGAGGGTGACGCGACCACGATCGGCCGGGAGCGCAAGACCAACGACGCGCTGACCCAGGACGTGGACACCTTCGTCGCCGAGCTGCTCGCCGGTCTCGACGACGTGCCCGCCTACTACGCGCACATGGGCCCCGCCAACGCCGCGGGCCCCGCGCCCGTCGACCTCACGCCGCCCGGGCGCGCGGACGGCGAGGAGATCGCGTCCCGCCTCGCCGCGGGGGAGTGGGTGGTCGACCTGCGCAGCCGCATGGCCTTCGCCGAGGGGCATGTCGCGGGGTCGTTCAACTTCGAGGGCGAGGGCAAGCTCGCCACCTACCTCGCCTGGCTGATCCCGTGGGGCAAGCCCGTCACCCTGCTGGCCGGGACACCCGGACAGCTCGCCGACGCGCAGCGGGAGCTGGCCCGCGTCGGCATCGACCGCCCGGCCGCCGCCGCCACGGGCGACCCGGCCGACTGGGTCCGCGCCGGTGAGCGGCTCGCCTCGTTCCCCCGGGCCCGTTTCGCCGACCTCGCCCAAGTGCGCGAGCGCGGGGAAGACGTGGTGGTCCTCGACGTACGGCGGGACTCCGAGCGCGCGGGCGGCTTCGTCGAAGGATCGGTCCACATCCCGATCCACGAGCTGTACGGCCGCGTCGGCGAGGTGCCGGACGGGACGGTGTGGGTGCACTGCGCGGGCGGGATGCGCGCGGCGATCGCCGCCTCCCTGCTGGACGCCGCGGGCCGTGACGTGGTCGCCGTCGACGACGGTTTCGACGCCGCCACCGACGCGGGGCTGGTACTCGCCCGCCCCGACAGCACCGGCTGACCGAGCCCTCCCGCACCTCCCCGCCAGTACCCCCGCACGGAGTGATCCACCATGTTCCCGTTCCTTCGCCGCGGCCCCGGCCGCCTCACCCCACGACAGGCCCGGCAGCGGACCAGCGACAGCGAGGCCGTGCTGCTCGACGTCCGCGAGACGCCGGAGTGGCAGGCCGGGCACGCGCCCGGCGCGCTGCACCTGCCGCTCTCCCGGCTCACGGCCGGGGCACCTCTTCCCGGAGAGGCACGGGACAGGCCGGTGATCGCGATCTGCCGCTCCGGCAACCGCTCCCGGCAGGCCGCGAGGCTGCTGGCCGAGCGCGGCGTCGACGCCACGGACGTCAGCGGCGGCATGACCGCCTGGGCCCGCCAGGGCCTTCCGGTCATCGGCACGGGCGGCGGCAGCGGTGTCATAGCGTGAGCGTGCTGATCCTCGCCCTGATCGCCGGGGCGGTGGTCGGGCTCGCGCTCGGCGCGCTCGGTGGCGGCGGCAGTGTCCTGGCCGTCCCCGCGCTGATCTACCTGCTCGGCTTCACCCCGGCTGCCGCCACCACCGCCAGCCTCATCATCGTCACCGCCACCTCGCTGACCGCCCTGTACGCGCATGCCAGGACCGGCAACGTCCGCTGGAAATCCGGCGCGCTGTTCGCCGCGGCCGGACTGCTGCCCGCCGCCGCGGCCGGCGCCGCCGCGTCCCGTCTGCCACAAGCGCTGCTGACCGCCGTGTTCGCCGCCGTCGCGGCCCTCGCCGCGGTCAAGATGCTGCGGCCCGCCCGGACGGACGGCGACCGCACGACCAAGGTGCGGCCCGTGAAGGCCGCAGGGACCGGAGCCGGTCTGGGAGCGCTGACCGGGCTGCTCGGCGTCGGCGGCGGGTTCCTCGCCGTCCCCGCCCTCGTCACCGTGCTGGCGTTCGAGATGCAGGCAGCCGTGGGCACCAGCCTGCTGGTCATCTCCGCGAACTCGCTCGCCGCCCTGGCCACCCGAGGCGCCGCCGACTCGGGTCTCGACTGGGCGGTGATCGGCCCCTTCACCGGCGCCGCGATCCTCGCCGCCTGGGACGGCAAACGCCTGGCGGCCAAGGTCACAGGCACCCGGCTGCAACACACCTTCGCCGTCGTCCTGCTGGCCGTGGCCGCGTTCATGCTCATCGACGCAGTGGTCTGAATCGGCCCACAGGAGGGACACGTCCCTCGCCCGCGAGGACCCGGTCGCCGCTCAGGCCAACGAAAGGAACAGCTTCTCCAGACGCGCACGCATCTGCTCACGGTCACCCGTGGCGGCCATGTCCGCGTCGGTCAGGCAGTGCTGCAGACCGGTCGCGATGATCGCGAAACCCGCCTTGTCCAGGGCCCGGGACGCCGCCGCGAGCTGCGTGACCACGTCCTCGCAGTCCCGCCCCTCCTCGATCATCTTGATCACACCGGCGATCTGCCCCTGCGCCCGGCGCAGCCGGTTGACCACCGTCTTCAATTCCTCAGCCGCCATCGCCAGTTCCACAACCACACACTCCCTCGTCGAGATACCCCCGCGGGTATCTTACCGAAGGGATAACCCCTACCCAGCGAAGGAAAATCCCCGTGGCACCCACCACCCTCACCGTCGACCAGGTCCACGCCCGCCTCCACGAGCTGACCGTCATCGACGTCCGTACCCCCGGCGAGTACGCCTCCGGCCACCTGCCCGGCGCCCACAACATCCCCCTCGTCCACCTCGACGCGGCCCTGTCCGCCCTGAAGACCGCCGCCGACCGGGGTGACCTCCTCGTCGTGTGCGCCTCCGGCGCGCGCTCCGGGACCGCCTGCGCGCGCCTGGTCGAAGAGGGCATCAACGCCGCCACCCTCACCGGCGGCACAGCCGCCTGGACCGAGCTCGGCCACGACACCCACCGGGCCGCCACCACCCGTCCCGTCTGGGGCATGGAGCGCCAGGTCCGCCTCGCCGCCGGATCCCTCGTTCTGACCGGACTGCTCGCGGGACAGCGCTGGTCCGCGGCACGCTGGCTCTCCGCGGGCGTCGCGGGAGGACTGGCCTTCTCGGCCCTCACGGACACCTGCGGCATGGCCGCGCTCCTCGCCAGGCTCCCGCACAACCGGCCCGAGGCCGACGACCTGCGCGCCACGCTCGCCGCCGTGGCGGGCTGACACGGGCGAGGCGCTCAGTGCGCGGCGCCCCTCCAGGCGTCACCGCAGGGGCCGCCGCCGCTCGCCGCCGCGATCACGAGGTCGGACCCGTCAGGGGCCACCAACGGCAGGTACCACGACGCGATCTCGCGGCTGCTCCGCGGCACGTAATGGAAGATCAGAGAACGGCGGAACCGGTCGGCCGTCGTGTTCGGCAGCGAGCCGTGCACCAGACTTCCGTGGAAGAACAACACGTCGCCGGGGCGCATGGACGTCTGCACGGCACGCGTTCCGGCGGGCGG contains:
- a CDS encoding trypsin-like serine peptidase gives rise to the protein MTATPASPPRRAHGRTTGLALAGMALALAVPTPAAAAGGQAGAAAAGPVSVLKFTAKERKDALAYWTPARIKAVGKSVDLGPTGPKAKPWRGTTLKTVGRLFFVNSTGADTWCTATAVKSANRSAVMTAAHCVRRGSSPYNTNMSMVFVPAYHKGKMPYGAFAVRQAATPRAWEKDSTDDLSALTVDADKSRRKLTDVVGGQAIAFNRPVGGTISSLGYSATRPQLGEELLRCVGTAKKEHGTQAIPCDMSGGSSGGPWLAEFNTTTGKGVLVSVNSSLDSLTPTKMYGEVFGATAKKVYDKAQSA
- a CDS encoding cytochrome P450, translating into MTDRSHATGWAGECDMEPFVTGAGNGRPARPLRGVAARGRQDHPLARLTAEFDGVHDVWRSASGLVCVAGPDAARAVMGNRHALVAETSDFYRTRNDVFGPRAAQIEIGRASRALMNRHLDAHQSRLPTLIRDRLAPSSRWPDAGNLLVLAHLRDVLLHPDTSPALRATLQDIVTRAVLAGARQRHSAPSRLLFRRRALGALHAEVAARRREREGSREGNDGGGAQRDLLDVVVDGGGPTASPAELAEVYLSFLFATVGSIGFALGWSVLLLGTHPDCRTEQANWVVREALRLWPVAWLFARSPSRAQELDGTRVTPKDQLAVCTYLVHRHPGHWERPDEFVPGRWAGAVPDGAYLPFGHGPHTCAGATVTMRLLEDLVALITRDWRLSVTHDGAGPQVGPALAPPRFTAALSRRGTGPGGSAGPGGR
- a CDS encoding cytochrome P450, translating into MTTPQHPDDFLHMMRMRSASEQGIFWVDDERLAVFEPEAARRVSATNWHGFTMHDRLIDVVRRRTSPEMPWSRIRAAWLTQLHALATAEHHGHLIERMERIIDARLGEDVDLTMLAQDVAVRSLLPLALGGLTAAESNLVRRDLEGKLLRLVSPEPGSAWQQLRFVGVQVRSGLVVRRVLRQRANGRRGREPDLTDPFVDLLPELGMDRALDVVTAVLTAIAGPPGTAAASLLYEFSRQPEWRTRLTDELSGVDPAAFRAAPTSEAPVTHRFVKEVLRLWSPPLLLVRRSTYAFDLGRARLGAGEWYLLSPHMIHRDERVWKQPDVFDPDRFLPGAPHGPADRTCYVPFGWAPKKCIGANIATVQLMALCHQLCTRYHLTVDRPQEVTMALRFAPVPENFHGRLTPR
- a CDS encoding MBL fold metallo-hydrolase, whose translation is MFFVDTLEFEGLGNRSYLAGGPSAAVAIDPPRDIDQVLAAAARRGVRIAFVAETHVHNDYVTGGLELARVTGAEYLVPAGAHVSFARVPVADGDTVTVDEGLVLRALATPGHTPHHTSYALTDDGRGVAVFTGGSLLIGTVGRPDLVEPRLTEQLARAQHASAHRLADELDDEVPVLPTHGFGSFCSSSQAEGDATTIGRERKTNDALTQDVDTFVAELLAGLDDVPAYYAHMGPANAAGPAPVDLTPPGRADGEEIASRLAAGEWVVDLRSRMAFAEGHVAGSFNFEGEGKLATYLAWLIPWGKPVTLLAGTPGQLADAQRELARVGIDRPAAAATGDPADWVRAGERLASFPRARFADLAQVRERGEDVVVLDVRRDSERAGGFVEGSVHIPIHELYGRVGEVPDGTVWVHCAGGMRAAIAASLLDAAGRDVVAVDDGFDAATDAGLVLARPDSTG
- a CDS encoding rhodanese-like domain-containing protein, with translation MFPFLRRGPGRLTPRQARQRTSDSEAVLLDVRETPEWQAGHAPGALHLPLSRLTAGAPLPGEARDRPVIAICRSGNRSRQAARLLAERGVDATDVSGGMTAWARQGLPVIGTGGGSGVIA
- a CDS encoding sulfite exporter TauE/SafE family protein, yielding MSVLILALIAGAVVGLALGALGGGGSVLAVPALIYLLGFTPAAATTASLIIVTATSLTALYAHARTGNVRWKSGALFAAAGLLPAAAAGAAASRLPQALLTAVFAAVAALAAVKMLRPARTDGDRTTKVRPVKAAGTGAGLGALTGLLGVGGGFLAVPALVTVLAFEMQAAVGTSLLVISANSLAALATRGAADSGLDWAVIGPFTGAAILAAWDGKRLAAKVTGTRLQHTFAVVLLAVAAFMLIDAVV
- a CDS encoding metal-sensitive transcriptional regulator — its product is MELAMAAEELKTVVNRLRRAQGQIAGVIKMIEEGRDCEDVVTQLAAASRALDKAGFAIIATGLQHCLTDADMAATGDREQMRARLEKLFLSLA
- a CDS encoding rhodanese-like domain-containing protein; the protein is MAPTTLTVDQVHARLHELTVIDVRTPGEYASGHLPGAHNIPLVHLDAALSALKTAADRGDLLVVCASGARSGTACARLVEEGINAATLTGGTAAWTELGHDTHRAATTRPVWGMERQVRLAAGSLVLTGLLAGQRWSAARWLSAGVAGGLAFSALTDTCGMAALLARLPHNRPEADDLRATLAAVAG